Proteins from one Embleya scabrispora genomic window:
- a CDS encoding ATP-binding protein, translated as MTTWQGWQDFVAAAPPAPPEPDAPPRGREERLAYHSAFVTIRTPAIDTLATNIRTLMILGRHQRTTARPALIAGGPAAAGKTTALLHVGRACHLTEAARRGGRAEGVSVAYVLVPPGATAKALAAEFARYLGIPVTARMTQAQITEAVCHTYNRAGVHLVLIDEIHRLNPRTTTGAETADLLKDLTERIGATFVYAGIDVTATPLFGGVRGAQLAGRASLVECGAFPARLGTREPFKELIAGVEAALDLHAHRAGTLPRLAPYLHRRTAGRIGSLTRLIRQAAITAIVDGTERITRTSLDRIRLDHLAETRHQPRSPTSGR; from the coding sequence ATGACCACCTGGCAGGGCTGGCAGGACTTCGTCGCCGCAGCACCACCCGCGCCACCGGAACCCGATGCACCGCCCCGCGGCCGGGAAGAACGCCTGGCCTACCACTCCGCGTTCGTGACCATCCGCACCCCGGCCATCGACACCCTAGCCACGAACATACGCACGCTGATGATCCTGGGCCGCCACCAACGGACCACCGCCCGACCGGCGTTGATCGCCGGCGGCCCCGCCGCGGCCGGGAAAACCACCGCGCTGCTCCACGTCGGACGCGCCTGCCACCTCACGGAGGCCGCCCGACGCGGCGGGAGGGCGGAGGGCGTGTCGGTGGCGTACGTCCTCGTACCGCCCGGCGCGACCGCCAAGGCCCTCGCCGCCGAGTTCGCCCGCTACCTCGGCATCCCCGTCACGGCCCGGATGACGCAGGCACAGATCACCGAAGCCGTCTGCCACACCTACAACCGGGCAGGCGTCCACCTCGTCCTCATCGACGAGATCCACCGCCTCAACCCCCGCACCACCACCGGTGCGGAGACCGCCGACCTGTTGAAGGACCTCACCGAACGCATCGGGGCGACCTTCGTGTACGCGGGCATCGACGTGACCGCCACACCGTTGTTCGGCGGGGTACGCGGAGCGCAACTCGCCGGTCGGGCCTCGTTGGTCGAGTGCGGGGCGTTCCCCGCGCGGCTCGGCACACGCGAACCGTTCAAAGAATTGATCGCCGGAGTGGAAGCCGCCCTCGACCTGCACGCACACCGCGCGGGGACACTCCCCCGCCTCGCGCCCTATCTCCACAGGCGCACCGCCGGCCGGATCGGCAGCCTCACCCGCCTCATCCGCCAAGCCGCGATCACCGCGATCGTGGACGGCACCGAACGCATCACCAGAACCAGCCTCGACCGGATCCGCTTGGACCATCTCGCCGAAACCCGGCACCAGCCGCGATCACCCACGTCCGGACGGTAG
- a CDS encoding GNAT family N-acetyltransferase: protein MADLGVLTLPPYRGKGHARRLVRAISRHALARGYQPQYRCQLDNHASVAAAGAAGLTRFGTWDVVSPDSAG, encoded by the coding sequence CTGGCCGACCTCGGCGTCCTGACGCTGCCCCCGTACCGCGGCAAGGGCCACGCTCGCCGCCTCGTGCGCGCGATCTCCCGGCACGCCCTCGCCCGGGGGTACCAGCCGCAGTACCGCTGCCAACTCGACAACCACGCCTCGGTGGCGGCGGCCGGAGCAGCCGGCCTGACTCGATTCGGGACCTGGGACGTCGTCTCACCGGACTCGGCCGGGTAG
- a CDS encoding SDR family oxidoreductase — translation MQSLSHHAVLVGLPAEVGRAATQVLSARGGRVTSPADVDVPAPDLFVIGTTEPGPAADFADTDPVNWWAAVERRLSALFALAQAAGRDLAAAGGGRIVLVLDARGLAGEAGATVDATVGSAAIALTKSLARELGPVGVAVNAVAVSASPQGGFTEPTPHHVAQTIAFLGDPDLPSLTGQIVPCTGGTVRTRA, via the coding sequence ATGCAGTCGCTCTCCCACCACGCTGTACTCGTCGGCCTGCCGGCCGAGGTCGGCCGGGCCGCGACGCAGGTGCTGAGCGCGCGCGGCGGACGGGTGACGTCGCCCGCCGACGTGGACGTGCCCGCGCCCGATCTGTTCGTGATCGGGACCACCGAGCCGGGGCCGGCCGCGGACTTCGCCGACACCGACCCGGTGAACTGGTGGGCCGCCGTCGAGCGGCGGCTGTCCGCGCTGTTCGCCCTGGCCCAGGCGGCGGGTCGGGACCTGGCCGCCGCGGGCGGGGGACGAATCGTACTCGTGCTCGACGCGCGCGGTCTGGCGGGGGAAGCGGGCGCCACCGTCGACGCGACGGTCGGTTCGGCGGCGATCGCGCTGACCAAATCCCTGGCCCGCGAACTGGGTCCGGTGGGCGTCGCGGTCAACGCGGTGGCGGTTTCGGCTTCGCCCCAGGGCGGGTTCACCGAACCCACACCGCACCACGTTGCCCAGACCATCGCCTTCCTCGGCGACCCCGACCTCCCGTCCCTGACCGGCCAGATCGTCCCCTGTACAGGCGGCACCGTCCGCACCCGCGCATAG
- a CDS encoding SDR family NAD(P)-dependent oxidoreductase, translating into MSMGTDGGKPAKVAVVSGAAAGIGLACVRELRRQGWLVAGCDLRAGGEADLDAVVDVADPAAVARFVARVTAELGSPTGVLSAAGYVEEIPLAEISPAAFRRMLGVHLGGLHNLTRATLPAMVDRGAGAIVAVASELAITGGEDAAHYVTAKGALLGLTRALAAEQAPTGVLVNVVAPGPTDTAMLAAGTIWRDPTYLATLPTGALVRPEEIAITAAFLLSGRGALTGQVVSPNAGTVI; encoded by the coding sequence ATGAGCATGGGTACGGACGGCGGCAAGCCGGCCAAGGTGGCCGTGGTCAGCGGCGCGGCCGCCGGGATCGGCCTGGCCTGTGTCCGCGAACTGCGGCGACAGGGTTGGCTGGTGGCCGGATGCGACCTGCGAGCCGGCGGCGAGGCGGACCTCGACGCGGTGGTGGACGTCGCCGATCCGGCGGCCGTCGCGCGCTTCGTGGCTCGGGTCACCGCCGAACTCGGCTCGCCCACAGGCGTGTTGAGCGCGGCCGGATACGTGGAGGAGATCCCGCTCGCCGAAATCTCACCGGCGGCCTTCCGCCGGATGCTCGGCGTGCACCTCGGCGGCCTGCACAACCTTACCCGCGCCACCCTGCCGGCCATGGTGGATCGAGGCGCCGGCGCGATCGTCGCGGTGGCCTCCGAACTGGCGATCACCGGTGGCGAGGACGCCGCCCACTACGTGACCGCCAAGGGGGCACTGCTGGGCCTGACCCGGGCGTTGGCCGCCGAGCAGGCGCCGACCGGGGTCCTGGTGAACGTGGTGGCCCCCGGCCCCACAGACACCGCGATGCTGGCCGCCGGCACGATCTGGCGCGACCCGACGTACCTGGCCACTTTGCCCACCGGTGCGCTGGTCCGGCCGGAGGAAATCGCGATCACCGCGGCCTTCCTGCTGTCCGGCCGCGGCGCGCTCACGGGGCAGGTCGTGTCCCCCAACGCAGGAACGGTGATCTGA
- a CDS encoding creatininase: MTDRTRLRDLTGPEIAARAAHEVLFLPLGSIEQHGPHLPVDTDTHIAERFAAAVCARVGGLVAPGYAYGSRSRPISGGGERFPGTVSLSAATHSALVNDLVVNYARHGHRRIVLVNGHFENTAPAVEGVDLALERGADARVLMVNWWEVIGADALDRIFAGDFPGWEAEHAGIVETSLMMHLDPTRVHTDAISPLTVEITPPPYTVLPERPGLVDPSGVLRTAHGSSAAIGEAIFEGAADAIAAVVRTEFGVAGGVER; the protein is encoded by the coding sequence ATGACCGACCGGACCCGGCTGCGCGACCTCACCGGCCCCGAGATCGCCGCCCGAGCGGCGCACGAGGTGCTGTTCCTGCCGCTCGGCTCGATCGAACAACACGGCCCGCACCTGCCGGTGGACACCGACACGCACATCGCCGAGCGCTTCGCCGCGGCTGTCTGCGCCCGCGTCGGCGGACTGGTTGCCCCGGGGTACGCCTACGGCTCGCGATCGCGGCCGATCAGCGGCGGCGGCGAGCGGTTCCCCGGCACGGTTTCGCTGAGCGCCGCCACACACAGCGCGCTCGTGAATGACCTGGTGGTCAACTACGCCCGGCACGGGCATCGGCGGATCGTGCTGGTCAACGGCCACTTCGAGAACACCGCGCCGGCCGTCGAGGGAGTCGACCTGGCCCTCGAACGCGGGGCCGACGCACGGGTGTTGATGGTGAACTGGTGGGAGGTGATCGGCGCCGACGCGCTCGACCGAATCTTCGCCGGCGACTTCCCCGGCTGGGAGGCCGAGCACGCCGGGATCGTCGAGACATCGCTGATGATGCACCTGGACCCGACCCGGGTCCACACCGACGCGATCAGCCCGCTGACCGTCGAGATCACCCCGCCGCCGTACACGGTGCTGCCGGAACGGCCGGGCCTGGTCGACCCCTCCGGCGTGCTGCGCACCGCGCATGGCAGCTCGGCGGCGATCGGCGAGGCGATCTTCGAGGGCGCCGCCGACGCGATCGCCGCGGTGGTGCGGACCGAGTTCGGCGTGGCCGGGGGAGTGGAGCGATGA
- a CDS encoding NAD-dependent epimerase/dehydratase family protein — translation MSASGKRVVVTGGSGRVGRYVLAELADAHDVLNADLAPGKDGPDVAFRRTDILEPATLASSFAGADVVVHLAGIDYDWATDPRDCVRVNTLGCWNVLQAAREQGVARVVVCSSVAATGLHELRAGWTPTRLPVDDTHPSRPVDAYGISKAIVEVTARGFADAGDVEVVCLRPCAVVFPENLHTFVDPAPGAGPRTLHDYVTAEDVARAFRAAVETTAPTFGPYLLAAADCAHPDPTLDWYAREVGEVPADLDRDRFTRDPHAGAVCADGARAGLGWEPRGRFTDLLTRHRHDLHRRTP, via the coding sequence ATGAGCGCCTCGGGCAAGCGGGTCGTAGTCACCGGTGGTTCCGGTCGGGTGGGCCGGTACGTACTGGCCGAACTCGCGGACGCGCACGACGTGCTGAACGCCGACCTGGCCCCTGGGAAGGACGGCCCCGATGTCGCCTTCCGCCGCACGGACATCCTCGAACCCGCAACCCTGGCCTCCTCGTTCGCCGGGGCCGACGTGGTGGTCCACCTCGCCGGGATCGACTACGACTGGGCGACCGACCCGCGGGACTGCGTCAGGGTGAACACCCTCGGCTGCTGGAACGTGCTCCAGGCGGCCCGCGAACAAGGCGTCGCGCGGGTCGTGGTGTGCTCCAGCGTCGCGGCTACCGGACTGCACGAGCTGCGCGCCGGATGGACCCCGACCCGGCTGCCCGTGGACGACACGCACCCGAGCCGGCCGGTGGACGCGTACGGCATCAGCAAGGCGATCGTCGAGGTGACCGCGCGCGGCTTCGCCGACGCGGGCGATGTGGAAGTGGTGTGCCTGCGCCCCTGCGCGGTGGTCTTCCCGGAGAACCTGCACACCTTCGTCGACCCGGCACCGGGAGCCGGCCCGCGCACGCTGCACGACTACGTCACGGCGGAGGACGTCGCGCGGGCCTTCCGAGCCGCCGTGGAAACCACCGCGCCGACCTTCGGGCCGTACCTGCTCGCCGCGGCGGACTGCGCCCACCCGGACCCGACGCTGGACTGGTACGCCCGTGAGGTGGGCGAGGTACCCGCCGACCTCGACCGGGACCGATTCACCCGCGACCCACACGCCGGCGCGGTCTGCGCCGACGGGGCGCGCGCCGGCCTCGGTTGGGAACCGCGCGGGCGGTTCACCGACCTCCTCACCCGGCATCGCCACGACCTTCACCGGAGGACCCCATGA
- a CDS encoding APC family permease, with product MRTDDRVSAGQPPAAGLKANAIGLPGALMQSVTTMSPAITVAFTVPFLAGTAGVASPLVVLLAAVVSYLLGYSLAQLTRHITSAGTYHSFVSRLLGPRWGFLAAWAYLLFYPVATAMLCGLFGSTTHRVLLSEYGWDVPWWAPMMLLLVAVAALAYRGVELAVGVTVALGVFEILVMVALSVWGLLQPGDGGTSLNWLTGSGAPTGNGFFLGFVFSIYTYTGWDAAASLGEETANPRRNIPKAVLGSIVILGVFVVLTTWGQLAGWGTRDIQGFVDSEQLPVFVLAHKYWGPLWFLALLALLNSIVGGAIACMNASARFMYGMARSGALPGPLARLSRHQTPVAAIGVQTVINVVVGLAMIGTVGLYNVYSFTGLMFTFALAVVYVMGSVAVWRMYRTMARHEFNWVKHAVVPFLGSAALILVAYESLDPLPESPFVWALPVVVVWMVGGLVLLLVRRRGLDDEPPEAARPGATEAPVR from the coding sequence ATGAGAACCGACGACCGAGTCTCGGCGGGGCAGCCGCCCGCGGCCGGCTTGAAGGCGAACGCCATCGGGCTCCCGGGCGCCCTCATGCAGTCGGTGACCACGATGTCGCCGGCCATCACGGTCGCCTTCACCGTGCCGTTCCTGGCCGGCACCGCCGGCGTGGCGAGCCCGCTGGTGGTGCTGCTCGCCGCCGTGGTGTCCTACCTGCTCGGCTACTCGCTCGCCCAACTCACCCGACACATAACCTCCGCGGGCACCTACCACAGCTTCGTCAGCCGACTGCTCGGTCCGCGCTGGGGATTCCTCGCCGCGTGGGCATACTTGCTGTTCTATCCGGTCGCCACCGCGATGCTGTGCGGACTGTTCGGCTCGACGACGCACCGGGTGCTGCTGAGCGAATACGGCTGGGACGTGCCGTGGTGGGCGCCGATGATGCTGCTTTTGGTGGCCGTCGCCGCACTGGCCTACCGAGGTGTCGAACTGGCCGTGGGCGTGACCGTGGCGCTGGGCGTGTTCGAGATCCTGGTGATGGTCGCGCTCTCCGTCTGGGGCCTGCTCCAGCCCGGTGACGGCGGGACCAGTCTCAACTGGCTCACCGGGAGCGGGGCGCCCACCGGCAACGGCTTCTTCCTCGGTTTCGTGTTCAGCATCTACACCTACACCGGCTGGGACGCGGCGGCGTCACTCGGAGAGGAGACCGCGAACCCACGCCGGAACATCCCCAAGGCGGTGCTCGGCTCGATCGTCATCCTGGGCGTGTTCGTCGTGCTGACCACATGGGGGCAACTGGCGGGCTGGGGAACCCGCGACATCCAGGGCTTCGTCGACTCCGAGCAGCTCCCGGTGTTCGTGCTCGCGCACAAATACTGGGGCCCACTGTGGTTCCTGGCCTTGCTGGCGCTGCTCAACTCGATCGTCGGCGGCGCCATCGCGTGCATGAACGCGTCGGCCCGGTTCATGTACGGCATGGCCCGATCCGGTGCGCTGCCCGGGCCGCTCGCCCGGCTGAGTCGGCATCAGACGCCGGTCGCGGCGATCGGAGTGCAGACGGTGATCAACGTGGTGGTCGGACTGGCGATGATCGGCACGGTCGGGCTGTACAACGTCTACTCGTTCACCGGGCTGATGTTCACCTTCGCCCTCGCCGTGGTGTACGTGATGGGCAGCGTCGCGGTGTGGCGGATGTACCGGACCATGGCCCGGCACGAGTTCAACTGGGTCAAGCACGCCGTGGTGCCGTTCCTCGGCAGCGCCGCGCTGATCCTGGTGGCCTACGAATCACTCGACCCGCTTCCGGAAAGCCCGTTCGTGTGGGCACTGCCGGTGGTCGTCGTGTGGATGGTCGGCGGCCTGGTCCTGCTGCTCGTCCGCAGGCGCGGGCTCGACGACGAGCCGCCCGAGGCCGCGCGTCCGGGCGCGACCGAGGCGCCGGTCCGATGA
- a CDS encoding thiamine pyrophosphate-binding protein, with amino-acid sequence MNPDREPKAPATRNGGDLVVESLVNLGADRVFGVPGQHALGLFDALRRSSLRYTGLRVENNAGFAADGYARSADTVAPLLLSTGPGALTALPALQESAAASVPVLAVSSQIPSAGLGGRRRGYLHELVDQQASFRDVVKSVHLVGAASQIPSVLAAAWESALTPPYGPVWVEIPQDVLLATTEVPRVTGLRARPRVPLARPELLAEAAALLVAAERPVILAGGGVVRAGASAELLRLAHILDAPVACTFGAKGAFPWTHPLSLQSWLEDRHTTELLDDADVLLVVGSGLGELSTNYHTLAPRGRIIQIEADPSKLESVHPAFGIHADARTALAVLGDSVSPRPPGRGATIARTLRERVGARIADQGLDLEQAVLAAVRAALPDDSPVFFDMTILGYWAWSAWDARRPGAMHSAQGAGGLGYGYPAALGAATADPARPVLAVSGDGGAMYSIAELATARQENLDVTWLIVDDGGYGILREYMTDTFGEATGTELARPDFVRLAESFGVPATRATPATLRSDLAAALTAPGPRVVVLSALLRMFAPTHAERTDGR; translated from the coding sequence ATGAATCCCGACCGCGAACCCAAAGCGCCCGCGACCCGCAACGGCGGCGACCTGGTCGTCGAATCGCTCGTCAACCTGGGCGCGGACCGCGTCTTCGGGGTGCCCGGTCAACACGCGCTCGGCCTGTTCGACGCGCTGCGCCGCTCGTCGCTGCGCTACACGGGACTGCGGGTGGAGAACAACGCGGGCTTCGCCGCGGACGGCTACGCGCGCAGCGCCGACACGGTGGCCCCGCTGCTGCTGTCCACCGGCCCCGGCGCACTGACCGCGTTGCCGGCGCTCCAGGAATCGGCCGCCGCCTCGGTGCCGGTCCTGGCCGTCTCCAGCCAGATTCCCTCGGCCGGCCTCGGCGGTCGACGACGCGGCTACCTGCACGAACTGGTGGACCAACAGGCGAGCTTTCGCGACGTGGTCAAGTCCGTGCACCTGGTGGGGGCGGCCTCGCAGATCCCCTCGGTGCTCGCGGCGGCGTGGGAGTCCGCGCTCACCCCGCCGTACGGCCCGGTGTGGGTGGAGATCCCCCAGGACGTGCTGCTCGCCACCACCGAGGTGCCCCGGGTGACCGGGCTGCGGGCGCGCCCTCGCGTGCCGCTCGCCCGACCCGAACTGCTCGCCGAGGCGGCAGCGCTGCTGGTCGCCGCCGAACGGCCGGTGATCCTGGCCGGCGGCGGCGTGGTCCGCGCCGGCGCGAGCGCGGAACTGCTGCGCCTGGCGCACATCCTGGACGCGCCGGTCGCCTGCACGTTCGGCGCCAAGGGCGCCTTCCCATGGACGCACCCGCTCTCGCTCCAGTCGTGGTTGGAGGATCGGCACACCACCGAACTCCTGGACGACGCAGACGTGTTGCTCGTGGTCGGCTCCGGACTGGGCGAACTCTCCACCAACTACCACACGCTGGCCCCGCGAGGCCGGATCATCCAGATCGAGGCCGACCCGAGCAAGCTGGAGTCCGTCCATCCCGCGTTCGGCATCCACGCCGACGCGCGCACCGCGCTCGCCGTTCTCGGCGACTCGGTCTCGCCGCGACCGCCCGGCCGGGGCGCGACGATCGCCCGTACCCTCCGCGAGCGGGTCGGCGCGCGGATCGCGGACCAAGGGCTCGATCTCGAACAGGCCGTGCTCGCCGCGGTGCGGGCGGCGTTGCCCGACGACTCGCCGGTCTTCTTCGACATGACCATCCTCGGCTACTGGGCCTGGTCCGCCTGGGACGCTCGACGGCCCGGCGCGATGCACTCCGCACAGGGCGCGGGCGGGCTGGGCTACGGCTACCCCGCAGCGCTCGGCGCGGCGACCGCCGACCCGGCACGTCCGGTGCTCGCGGTCTCCGGTGACGGCGGCGCGATGTACTCGATCGCCGAACTGGCCACCGCCCGCCAGGAGAACCTGGACGTCACGTGGCTGATCGTCGACGACGGCGGCTACGGGATATTGCGCGAGTACATGACGGACACCTTCGGTGAGGCGACCGGGACCGAACTGGCCCGCCCCGACTTCGTCCGGCTCGCCGAATCCTTCGGCGTCCCGGCCACACGCGCCACACCCGCCACGCTGAGAAGCGATCTCGCCGCGGCCCTGACCGCGCCCGGTCCTCGGGTGGTCGTCCTCTCGGCCCTGCTGCGGATGTTCGCGCCCACCCACGCGGAACGGACCGACGGCAGATGA
- the speB gene encoding agmatinase yields MSSTAARGPVDSSRIPRYAGPATFARLPRTDEVPHTDIAVVGVPFDSGVSYRPGARFGGNAIREASRLLRPYNAAQDALPFALAQVADAGDIAANPFDIHEAVATVEAAAEELLRSGTRLMTLGGDHTIALPLLRAVARRHGPVALLHFDAHLDTWDTYFGAEYTHGTPFRRAVEEGILDTEALSHVGTRGPLYGKGDLTDDQKMGFGIVTSADVMRRGVDEVAAQLRERIGDRPLYISIDIDVLDPAHAPGTGTPEAGGLTSRELLEILRGLAACNVVSADVVEVAPAYDHAEITSVAAAHVAYELTTLMARRIAGERA; encoded by the coding sequence ATGAGTTCCACCGCCGCCCGCGGCCCCGTCGACTCCTCCCGCATCCCGCGCTACGCGGGCCCCGCCACCTTCGCTCGCCTGCCCCGTACGGACGAAGTCCCGCACACCGACATCGCGGTGGTCGGGGTGCCCTTCGACTCGGGCGTCTCCTACCGGCCCGGCGCGCGCTTCGGCGGAAACGCGATCCGCGAGGCGTCTCGACTGCTACGCCCGTACAACGCGGCTCAGGACGCTTTGCCGTTCGCCCTCGCCCAGGTCGCCGACGCCGGCGACATCGCGGCCAATCCCTTCGACATCCACGAGGCCGTCGCCACCGTCGAGGCCGCGGCCGAGGAACTGCTCAGGTCCGGCACCCGGCTGATGACCCTCGGCGGCGACCACACCATCGCGCTGCCCCTGCTGCGCGCGGTCGCCCGCCGACACGGACCGGTCGCCCTCCTGCACTTCGACGCCCACCTGGACACCTGGGACACCTACTTCGGCGCCGAGTACACCCACGGCACCCCGTTCCGGCGCGCCGTCGAGGAAGGCATCCTCGACACCGAGGCGCTTTCCCACGTGGGCACCCGCGGCCCGCTGTACGGCAAAGGGGACCTGACCGACGACCAGAAGATGGGCTTCGGCATCGTCACGTCGGCCGACGTCATGCGCCGCGGCGTCGACGAGGTCGCCGCGCAACTGCGCGAGCGGATCGGCGACCGCCCCCTGTACATCTCGATCGACATCGACGTCCTGGACCCCGCCCACGCCCCGGGCACCGGCACCCCCGAGGCCGGCGGCCTCACCTCGCGCGAGCTCCTGGAGATCCTGCGCGGCCTGGCCGCGTGCAACGTGGTCTCCGCCGACGTGGTCGAGGTCGCCCCCGCCTACGACCACGCCGAGATCACCTCGGTGGCCGCCGCGCATGTCGCCTACGAGCTGACCACGCTGATGGCGCGCCGGATCGCCGGTGAGCGGGCATGA
- a CDS encoding PucR family transcriptional regulator, translating into MPSADVPPPTGPAQDGPGLDLANDPSVPSVPLSVLLADPALGLRQIAGPREDRPISSTGVTELEDPTPYLIGGELLLTAGVPLPKTPEGIDAYAGRIARAGAGALGFGLVPVYDDVPSALIEACDRHGLPLLRVPDGTPFVAVSQAAHAAMTESRYRDLRRISRAQGALVTAAVRADALRSVLDRLTVQLDAWTVLLDPAGNELVASGVRPDSGAVERLRALMARTIALSRHGEAGRDRVAPSTAADHHGGLHLTVHALPGGDAGGVPPAIGVVAGTAPTAVQHSVTAVAAVLLSLLTSPRHALGGDSRSSAALVRLMLGGSPQDVASLLMPSTPGAGWIVVRGRLGGQRPGPGPDSGDYPVQLAALGTALATPYLDLREREVHALVPTAPGSPAPDPAAANRLGWTLGFSAPSATVDLAVAANQAERALRYALAAGVPNRRHRHQDLSMHSLVSAADAAALAHARFAALADAPSPGYDVLLETLRTWLAHHGSWDRTATALGLHRNTVRQRVVRIGDLLDLNLHDPDVRMELWFALRWLPGERPSTERAGTGPE; encoded by the coding sequence ATGCCGTCGGCCGACGTGCCTCCTCCGACCGGCCCAGCCCAGGACGGACCAGGGCTCGACCTCGCCAACGACCCGAGCGTTCCGAGTGTCCCGCTGAGCGTGCTGCTCGCCGACCCGGCGCTGGGGCTGCGGCAGATTGCCGGCCCGCGCGAGGACCGGCCGATCTCCTCGACCGGGGTCACCGAGTTGGAGGATCCGACTCCGTACCTGATCGGCGGCGAACTCTTGCTCACCGCCGGGGTGCCGTTGCCCAAGACGCCCGAGGGCATCGACGCGTACGCGGGTCGGATCGCGCGGGCGGGCGCCGGCGCTTTGGGCTTCGGCCTGGTGCCGGTGTACGACGACGTGCCGAGCGCGCTGATCGAGGCATGCGACCGGCACGGGCTGCCTTTGTTGCGGGTGCCCGACGGCACGCCGTTCGTCGCGGTCAGCCAGGCCGCGCACGCCGCGATGACCGAGTCGCGTTATCGGGACCTGCGCCGGATCAGTCGGGCACAGGGCGCGTTGGTCACGGCCGCGGTCCGCGCCGACGCGCTGCGGTCCGTGCTCGATCGGCTCACGGTGCAACTCGACGCGTGGACCGTGCTGCTCGATCCGGCCGGCAACGAACTGGTGGCGTCGGGCGTACGGCCGGATTCGGGGGCGGTGGAGCGGTTGCGCGCATTGATGGCGCGCACCATCGCGCTGTCGCGCCACGGCGAGGCCGGTCGGGATCGGGTCGCACCCTCGACCGCCGCGGACCACCACGGCGGGCTGCACCTGACCGTGCACGCTTTGCCGGGCGGGGACGCCGGCGGCGTGCCGCCGGCGATCGGGGTCGTCGCGGGTACCGCACCGACGGCGGTACAACACTCGGTGACCGCGGTGGCGGCCGTGCTGTTGTCCCTGCTGACCAGCCCGCGGCACGCCCTCGGCGGCGACAGCCGCAGCTCGGCCGCGCTGGTGCGGCTGATGCTCGGCGGGTCACCGCAGGATGTGGCATCGCTGTTGATGCCGTCGACGCCGGGGGCCGGTTGGATCGTGGTCCGCGGTCGGCTCGGCGGGCAGCGACCGGGCCCGGGGCCCGATTCGGGAGACTACCCGGTGCAACTGGCCGCGTTGGGGACCGCTTTGGCCACGCCGTATCTGGACCTGCGCGAGCGCGAAGTCCACGCGTTGGTGCCCACCGCGCCCGGCTCGCCGGCCCCCGACCCCGCGGCGGCGAATCGGCTCGGGTGGACGCTCGGCTTCAGCGCGCCGTCGGCCACGGTCGACCTCGCGGTGGCTGCCAATCAGGCCGAGCGCGCGTTGCGGTACGCGCTCGCGGCGGGGGTCCCGAACCGGCGGCATCGACATCAGGACCTGAGCATGCACTCGCTCGTTTCGGCGGCCGACGCGGCCGCCCTGGCACACGCCCGATTCGCGGCGCTGGCCGATGCGCCCTCGCCCGGCTACGACGTACTGCTCGAAACCCTGCGCACCTGGCTCGCCCATCACGGGAGCTGGGACCGCACCGCGACCGCGCTCGGACTGCACCGCAACACCGTGCGCCAGCGCGTCGTCAGGATCGGCGATCTGCTGGACCTGAATCTGCACGACCCGGACGTTCGGATGGAATTGTGGTTCGCCCTGCGCTGGCTGCCGGGCGAACGGCCGAGCACCGAGCGGGCGGGCACCGGCCCCGAGTAG
- a CDS encoding NUDIX domain-containing protein, with the protein MTHLPPAEYYGTLPKHIGGAGAILHDPHGRILLVEPAYGDGHWEIPGGAMDEGEYPWDTARREVKEELGLDLLPGRLLVVDRVPPQPDGRPALANHLFDGGTLTRADAERHLHLADDELSSWHLAEPAEWDRLMAPHMARRLHACAHALATGTTAYLHHGNTPTPDDR; encoded by the coding sequence ATGACCCACCTTCCTCCCGCCGAGTACTACGGCACGCTGCCCAAGCACATCGGCGGCGCCGGAGCGATCCTCCACGACCCCCACGGCCGGATCCTCCTGGTCGAACCCGCCTACGGCGACGGCCACTGGGAGATCCCCGGCGGCGCCATGGACGAGGGCGAATACCCCTGGGACACCGCCCGCCGCGAAGTCAAAGAGGAACTCGGACTCGACCTGCTACCCGGCCGACTCCTCGTCGTCGACCGGGTCCCCCCACAGCCCGACGGCCGCCCCGCGCTCGCGAACCACCTGTTCGACGGCGGCACCCTCACCCGCGCCGACGCCGAACGACACCTGCACCTCGCCGACGACGAGCTTTCCTCCTGGCACCTGGCCGAACCGGCCGAGTGGGACCGGCTGATGGCCCCCCACATGGCCCGCCGCCTCCACGCCTGCGCCCACGCCCTCGCCACCGGCACCACCGCCTACCTCCACCACGGCAACACCCCCACACCCGACGACCGCTGA